TATCATGCGTATACCGTAACCACTTCGAAATTCTGGCAGGTATGTCCGCCGCTTCGTTTTTACCATGTTTTTCACTCAAAACTTCtgcaaaaaacaaatgaaaatgaagaattatttaCCTGTCATGTAAATTTAATATTGTTCAGGTGTACTCACTTTCAATAACTTTGTAAATACTGGATTTACAAAATGTTAATTTGTTGTTTTGACCGGTAAAGTTTATTTTGTTGCGAACGATGCCTGGGGTCAGGACCGCCTTCATTATGACTGGTACTGTTTCCTTCAGGCTTTTCCCTCCGAAATCCGTCAGataagttttctaaaaaaaaaaaaaaaattataacacaCATATTTTATAAACGTAATTTTCTGCCCAGGAAAAAACGAAGAAACAGATTaatttgagatttaaaaaaccctttcactcgatgaaatgaactcatcaaaaaaaaataattaaaatttgaaaagattcacAAAATAaactagtttttatttttttgttgcgagtgtaatttctatcaactttttcataaaatacgtcagaaagaggccaaaataaggcaactgaataaaggagtcccgataaggccactttttgggcccTGCACAGTTACCTTATCGACTCGATCACtcataaaatgttgtaaaaaatgtcccaaatacgaatccccatttttgggctccaggggggttcccaaagttgtgaataaaaaaagaattttaggaaccactgagtatcattttcaaaaactttttcagcgtaaaatatctgtttgaacccaataaacgttatgcgaggtgatttttctattctcaACCCTCGAGGGCAGCaattggggggttttgatttttggaaaattttggaaccaccattttggacctacccctctaagccccgctaaaaagctgcttacagtttattagtatctgaaagacctccatcataccaaattttgagctcaataaaattttgcgctggtactcaaaaatccaattttctgatttttcgtaatttcgatgttttgggaatccctggaaaattagaaacctgtaatttgcgccaaacgtaacgttttgaagtatatattcaataatctagatgaaaaagatgaataaaactccctgtatattcgtaattttgaacccttttcaactttttcaacagacaCGCAAAAATAGGGgttaaatgggtcaacttcaccaatcaaaagtttttttcatgttttaaataaaaaaatcatatttttttgcaaacttgaaattattttaaatcgactttacgacatagtgtcatcgcaattttttaatatgttgttcagctaGCATGAAaatgttgtccataatatatttttttcagagtttttgagagtcggaacgatataaaaactacattttgaaactttttgagctaatttttgtacgaaaaaaagtNNNNNNNNNNNNNNNNNNNNNNNNNNNNNNNNNNNNNNNNNNNNNNNNNNNNNNNNNNNNNNNNNNNNNNNNNNNNNNNNNNNNNNNNNNNNNNNNNNNNNNNNNNNNNNNNNNNNNNNNNNNNNNNNNNNNNNNNNNNNNNNNNNNNNNNNNNNNNNNNNNNNNNNNNNNNNNNNNNNNNNNNNNNNNNNNNNNNNNNNGTGCCGCATATCATTCACCAAATTGGCACATTAGAGATACACTTCTTGGTCACTGTCTAAGTGACTTGATTATGTGGTATACCAACATATCTCCCAAGGTAGCACAAAAGTGCTTTAAAGGAATGCTTCAAActgcactcaaaaaaataaacttctgtCTCATTATCAAGAATTAAAGTATGCGCATTTAAAAACGTCATATTTCAATACCATATTCAGTGTTTTaaaatgtgaccaaaaaatgGCATGTCATGAAATGAGCCGTTATGTTGCTGGAATTATGAGCAATAATCTCACCACTAAAAATGGCACTTACAAATGATATGCAACAAAACAGCTCATTATGATGATACATAAATCTAACCATTAATGACAAATAATAGGCATGTACTTATGATACCACCGCAAGATGCCGCATATCACAAACTAAATTGGCACATTAAAGATACACTTTTTGGTCACTGTCTAAGTGACTTGATTATGTGGCAAGCCTACATATCTCTCAACGTGACATAAAAGTGCTTTAAAGGAATGCTTTAAATGGCACTCAAAAAGTACTACTTATGTCTCATTATCAAGAACCAAAAGATGCGCATCAAAAACGTCGTATATCAATACCATTTACAATTGTTTGAAATGTGACTAAAAAATGGTGTGCCATGAAGTTAGTCGTTATTTTGTTAGAATTATGAGCAATAATCTCGCCACTAAAAATGGCACTTACAAATGATGCGTTATAGACCGTTCATGTCATGCAACAAAAGAGCTCATAATAATGATACATAAATGTAACCATGCAATGacaaatgggtcattccatgtcaagcTCAACCAaataaagtcaattttgaaagtcatgtctttcgatttcgctcaaattttttttacaatatctacccacccagtaagtaagaaagccgcaatcagtttggtcccagccccctcagggggtgggtggggggggggcttccattattttcacattgtctcgaggtactcaacttcagcagctcattcctccaaaactatgatactttgatcaaaactgatttcacagttcaaaagggcattgaattttgaactttttaagtgttttgaaattttcaaaagttgaaagttgaactttcaatttgaaagttcaaatttctaaatggcgctgtaagtgggagctaccatttgaaattttgaaaaaatttccatagatgtacattttgatactttcttgaaatatttaggtttcgagatgaaactcttgacggagggggagcaccccctccccccaattttgggtgaaactttcgaaagaaaatctggggcatgtgatatatcgaattgtatgttttcggcgacgctgaacacgaatatgacgttagatttttgataggaccccatccacggcccccagcacctccccaaagggggtgaaagttcaaaaaagtgttttgttcgtgcgacacatggaataatatgtttttggtgacgctgaacacgaatatgacgtcagatttttgatttgacccgtccatggccccctgcacctccccaaaggggataaacccccaaaaaattgtaacattcgtgtgacacatgaaatagtatgttttcgataacgctgaacacgaatatagccattgtttttttaaatcgacctcacccatggcccccagaacctcccccaataggtaaaagcccaaaaaaattgttgggggccgtggatgaggtccaatcaaaaatctgacgtcgtattcctgttcagcgtcaccaaaaacatattattccatgtgtcgcacgaacaaaacacttttttgaacttttaccccctttggggaggtgctgggggccgtggatgggtcctatcaaaaatctaacgtaatattcgtgttcagcgtcgccgaaaaaatacaattcgatatatcacatgccccagattttctttcgaaagtttcacccaaaattggggggagggggtgctccccctccgtcaaaaGTTCCATcttgaaacctaaatatttcaagaaagtatcaaaatgtacatctatggaaattttttcaaacttttaaatggtagctcccacttacagcgtcatttagaaatttgaactttcaaattgaaagttcaactttcaacttttgaaaatttcaaaatacttaaaaagttcaaaattcaatgccctttcgaactgtgaaatcagttttgatcaaagtatcatagtgttggaggaatgggctgctgaagttgagtacctcgagacaatgtgaaaataatggaagcctcctcacccgccccctgagggggctgggaccaaactgattgcggctttcttacttactaggtgggtagatattgtaaacaaaatttgagcgaaatcaaaggacatgacccaaaaacgttggttgagttgacatggaatgacccaaatacCACAAGATGCCTCATATCACAAACTAAATTGGCACATTAAAGATacactttttggtcactttctAAGTGACTCGATTATGTTGCAAACCTACATATCTCTCAACTTAACATAAAAGTGCTTTAAAGAAATGCTTTTAATTGCACTGAAAAAGTACTACTTATGTCTCATTATCAAGAACCAAAATATGCGCATCAAAAACGTCATATATCAATACTATTTACAGTTGTTTGAAATGTGACTAAAAAATGGTGTGCCATGAACTGAGTcgtaattttgttggaattatgAGCAATTATCTCGTCACTTCAAATGGCACTTTCAAATGATGTATTATAGACTTTTCAGGTTGTGCAATATAAGGGCTCATAATGATGGTACTTAAATTGAAACTTGCAACGACAAATAATAGGCATGTACACATGATGCCACCATAAGATGCCGCATATCATTCACTAAATTGGCACATTATTGATACAGTTTCAAATCACAGCTCAAGTGACTCCATTATGTTACATAACTACATATCTCTCAGTGTAACATAAAAGTGCTTTAAAGAAATGCTTTAAATTGCACTCAAAAAACACCACCCATGTCTCATTATCAAGAACTAAAATATGCGCATTAAAAACGTCATATTTCAGTACTGTATACAGATGGTTTAAATTGTGACTGAAAAATGGCATGCTATGAAGTGAGTCGTAATTTGTTGGAATTATGGGCAATCATATCATCACTACAAATGGCACTTTTAAATGATGGTATTATATACTTTTCACATTGTGCAATATAAGGGCTCATAATGATGGTACATAAATTGAAACTTGCAATGACAAATAATAGGCATGTATTCATGAAACCACCACAAGATGCCGCAAATCTTTTACCAAATTGGCACTTTGATGATACAGTTTCTAGTTACTGTTTAAGTTTCTTGATTACATGACATAACTACATATCTCCCCATGCAACATAAAACTGCTTTGAACACAGGCTTTAAAttgcactcaaaaaaaaatatctcttgaaaataaaatatcatcatcatATTCGGATTGTATGaccttaaaatgaaaaatttgaacatatcAACGTGTGGCACATTGAAAAGCACGTTTTTAAGGTTGTACAATCcgaatttgattgttttttttttgttttttttttttttaagggatgTGGATGAAGTGCGTATTttgagagaagagaaaaattcatgTGTGTGAGATTGGAGAGATTTGcatcaaaattatgtatttttgaaaactgaaaaatttcataaataatcCTAGGAGCACCTGCAAGCACCCAAAAATCATGCATTCCTAATTCTACACCTAAACATACTACTGAACCTATGTAAATCAAAAAGTACGCGGGATTAGAGGGTATTTGATTACTTTTATAGAAACATGTAAATCaccatcatttaaaaaatggtatctctttgaaaaattatttttgaaaaaagtaatgttCATTTCTTCCCTGCTAACGGCTCATCCCCTCAccccatgaaaaaaatattatcaaattcggattctatgacctcaaaaacatacatattgATGTATTGCACGTTGATATGCTCAAATTTGTCATTTCTCCCGCTCTTAACATCTCACCTCTCcccacaaaaaatattataaaattcagATTCTACTACCTCAAAACATGTGGGTCATtaactttttttaatatttatatataCTGGGATAAGATATTGAATTGCGCCCATTGTAGGGGGTCTCCTGGCCCATAGGAATGACATGACACCTGAATGTCCCAAAAAATGACATAGGTATACTTTGAAGAGCAAAGTATTGAAAGAAAATAGACGCATCACAGTAAAAAAACAGTGTAATAAACTCAATGATGCACAGTAAATGTGTAGTTTAGCCTTCAAACttagattaaaataaaataaatgcaaaccataattaattacattacaaaatttctccaagagattgtcaaaaaagttttaaatgacaAATTAAAATAAGAACATTCGCATATTATGTAACACAAATGTGTGTAGGGTGACAACGTCTTCAACAagtcaaaaaatgccaactgTAAATACATAATTGCAATTTATACATAGtttacaagtgaaaaaaaagtgaattcaaCAACGAGTTGTGCATAGCAGGTCAGGTAGCCTTACAACtatcaacatattttttaaaaagaaataaagatGCAAATTTCtttaatgagaaaatattgaattaaataaattttcgaatttaccaaaatatagTGAATTTGTCAACGTATGTAGCTATtataaattatcagaaaatttttgaatcattctttCGAACATTTCTTCATGATAAAGTGAAATGCATGAAGATATCGTAGCAATAAACTGTTATCGAAGGTTTTATTAGTACAGTTTCCCTCAGTATTACTCTGACATCAACTACAGTCATCAACTATACCTAAATAAGCGATTCTCATTAATATGAGCGTGCCTTACAACGCagaaatttgtagaaaattattccATAAATTTTCTCAATCGTTCACACGAGTTTGTAAAATATGAATGGGTAATGGTGTTCTGACAAACTACACAGTACCATAAAACACAACTGGCTTTGATATCAAACCCTGTGCACACATCAACAGGtgtccaacaaatttttttagaacgtaGTCTCTCTTAACTTGTTGCAAAATGTGATCAAGTTTTATCCACTTCGGTtgaatcagttgaaaaatgatcgagataAACAGTGCAATCGTTCACACGAGTTTGTAAAATATGACGGTGTTCTGACAAACTACACAGTACCATAAATCACAACTGGCTTTCATATCAAACCCTGTGCACACATCAACTGGTgtccagcaaattttttgagaacaaaGTCTCTCTTAACTTGTTGCAAAATGTGATCAAGTTTTATCCACTTCAGTTGAATCAGTTGATCattaaccagaaaaaaatgaacctttttgTTTGAGTATGTACCATTCTCATTTCCCTTTATGTAAGGCTACCTTGGCCACTAATTACCAGACTATAGTTGCATCATACTTGATCTTAAATGATAAgagtattttaatgaaaagagATGATAAAGAAttattgtttcttgaaaaaaattgagaggggttttgcgataagggcccttgtggtgatatttcgtttttttttcaggagagaaaaaacatcgaattgcttcgatttttttttttttttttttatttttgggtgcagtgttgtcctgcgcataggttggatgggaaattttgaagaaattcgttcatcatcgcctgatatcagtgatttagaaaagagaccttgtggtgaacagccaaatttacacaacgttacagactactcCGCAAAAAAATACTGAGAAATTCGGATtagccatgaaattttacataggtaacaacaataaaatgatttttccatcgacctttttttaaaaaaaaaaaatcaaaaacaaacaaaaactatgttttttgatttcccaaaaatgtgagtttttgagtattcatgttaaagtaatttttaaaacgagaagttgatgagataggcgaaatctgattacaccattcgatttctcgtgaaaaagtaagttggaatcgtcaataaaaaaaaacatcgaatcaccacaaggacccatatcgcgaaacgcctctcaattattaaattttgaatttaactAAACAGTTCTAGAATAAGATCTAAAAAATCTGTaattataaaaatctaaaaatacacgAAACGATAAatctaaattataattttaaacaacTTGAAGATTTGAGACCTCCGAGCCATCTTAaccgtaaaaattttgaattacggtCCTATATACCTTCGATTTTTGGACTTACGCATCTTCGTTATTCTTCTCTTTACAATTATCATGCGTATACCGTAACCACTTCGAAATTCTGGCAGGTATGTCCGCCGCTTCGTTTTTACCATGTTTTTCACTCAAAACTTCtgcaaaaaacaaatgaaaatgaagaattatttaCCTGTCATGTAAATTTAATATTGTTCAGGTGTACTCACTTTCAATAACTTTGTAAATACTGGATTTACAAAATGTTAATTTGTTGTTTTGACCGGTAAAGTTTATTTTGTTGCGAACGATGCCTGGGGTCAGGACCGCCTTCATTATGACTGGTACTGTTTCCTTCAGGCTTTTCCCTCCGAAATCCGTCAGataagttttctaaaaaaaaaaaaaaaattataacacaCATATTTTATAAACGTAATTTTCTGCCCAGGAAAAAACGAAGAAACAGATTaatttgagatttaaaaaaccctttcactcgatgaaatgaactcatcaaaaaaaaataattaaaatttgaaaagattcacAAAATAaactagtttttatttttttgttgcgagtgtaatttctatcaactttttcataaaatacgtcagaaagaggccaaaataaggcaactgaataaaggagtcccgataaggccactttttgggcccTGCACAGTTACCTTATCGACTCGATCACtcataaaatgttgtaaaaaatgtcccaaatacgaatccccatttttgggctccaggggggttcccaaagttgtgaataaaaaaagaattttaggaaccactgagtatcattttcaaaaactttttcagcgtaaaatatctgtttgaacccaataaacgttatgcgaggtgatttttctattctcaACCCTCGAGGGCAGCaattggggggttttgatttttggaaaattttggaaccaccattttggacctacccctctaagccccgctaaaaagctgcttacagtttattagtatctgaaagacctccatcataccaaattttgagctcaataaaattttgcgctggtactcaaaaatccaattttctgatttttcgtaatttcgatgttttgggaatccctggaaaattagaaacctgtaatttgcgccaaacgtaacgttttgaagtatatattcaataatctagatgaaaaagatgaataaaactccctgtatattcgtaattttgaacccttttcaactttttcaacagacaCGCAAAAATAGGGgttaaatgggtcaacttcaccaatcaaaagtttttttcatgttttaaataaaaaaatcatatttttttgcaaacttgaaattattttaaatcgactttacgacatagtgtcatcgcaattttttaatatgttgttcagctaGCATGAAaatgttgtccataatatatttttttcagagtttttgagagtcggaacgatataaaaactacattttgaaactttttgagctaatttttgtacgaaaaaaagtgacaacacagatttttatgatactatcaaaaaacttttcaaaccccctaactataggaaaaacttccattttggtagctgaaaaagtaaccagaaaaaaaacatcaaaattcaaaaaaaaatcctcaatttcgcgaataaaatacatcaaaacctggaaaaaattgacacaagtttcaataaaaaaaaaaaaaaaaaaaaaaaatgcaaaccaaaattattgaaattgagagaaaactaaaacgcgaaaaaaaaacaagaaagctccccaaaaaattcgaaataaaaacatcaaGTCTTGAAATCCAAACcaaaacaaaactcaaaaaaaaaaactgtaaaaaaatttcacaaaaatgtatGTAAGCTgaagaaaattactgaaatttggcgcaaaattaggaggaaatttcataaaagtcacgaaaattcaagaaaaaaggtttcgccgaaattaagaacaaaaatttagtcagaaaaacgaacccataaaattcaaaataaaattatggaagggatgaaaatggaaaactttcgaaaattcagttcaggaaaaatcaatgaGAAATCAGGACATGGAACTcgcgaaaattaaattaaaagtaTGAATATCTACAGAAAAAACCacaaacattttgagaaaaatcatcaaaaaatttcgagtaaaactcAAGACgactcaaaagaaaaaaataattcgtacttgaaaaaaaaaattgttcagagagagagaggaaatcCTGAGGACCTTTCTCATAACTGAGAGGGAAAGAGAAAGAAGACAGGGATCGACGAATAAAAGATATCAAGactccgaaaaaaaatccaccacaaaagatgaaaatgaaaaaacaaactcatCAAATCATGAAGAAGCTTCCCTccctccctaaaaaaattatcaaaattcaaaggaaatcataacttttggaagaaaaaaattcacaattccacaagctagtttttttaaagcactATGACCAGATAAAAAACTGCTAAGAAAACAGTCcaaattaaggcaaaaaaataaccgtaatttaaagcaaaaataaaatcgtgaaaattcgaagttaaaaattccatcaaaactggagaaatctttgcaaaaatttgaacacaaaaaaaaatgaaaattgcgggaaaatcattgaaaaaccaaaaaaaaagaattcttaaaaattcaaaagaaaaaattgttataaagaAATTACGAGAATTTGAGGTGATAAAATTCAGCAACAAttcaagcgaaaaaaaaaacatcaaaattattcaaaacaaaatcattaaaaaaaccgCTACAActcaagatgtaaaaatcgatcaaaacagAACCAAATCCAGTTAAAActatcgagaaattcaaaaataatgagcaATACTttgttaaaattagaaaaacccCAAACAAATTCTAAAGAAAAACCATCaaatcaggaaaaatgaaattcgtaacaattttaattttttcttcttcaaaaattctagttataattttggggggaaaaaggaaatttgtaaaaaaaaataaaaaaactagaaaaaaataacttttagtaaccaacatttttagaaagtaaccaaaagttactaatATGTAGCCTATGTAGTAATTTCAGAGTGTcagtaaaaatggattttttatttttttcaaaaaaattgaaatttactgaaTTTCTTGGGAAATTTGTTGTGtctattacaaaaaaataaccattcacttcgaaaagtacaatttttgacatttttaatgactgaaaatgagcgattttcaaaaaaataaaataaaattaacgaaatataaaatttcttcGAGGCATTCGGGTAAATTCAATCGGTAGAACACCGGCATTTGATGTACTTTGGATGCGGGATCAAGTCCCATTCACGTCCGAGcaataatagaaaaaatgttggtcatTGAGAACTTCACTAATTCGAATTTCATTTATACACAATTCCTATGTGAGCCTTTATGCagcataaattcaaaatttataaatattctaactaaacaaaaaaaaaagtactcgagTAAAAATTCAGTAGGTATCTTAGTATGAATTACCATCGATTCGAAATAATCGACATCCTTCAGTTTTTCTTCCATTTGCATAAAATCATCCATGCATTCAAGTGGAAAGCTATCGAAGTCCATATGTCTTTTAGAAGAACGGGCCAAATCGATGACGaggtttttaatttcttttataTCATCTTGTTGACTTCTATTAGATTTCTCAATTAAGAAAAGCCGATTTTTGATATCGATGATATCTTCTTCTAAACAGAGGGAAAGCGAAAttcatattattaaaaaataaaacttcgaaTACAGGTACGATGTATAGGTACGTGAAGTTTCTGGATTTTAAAACTCACCCAAGTATTTCATTCGTTTTGGTTTCACCACAAATCGTTTCACgcgttttcttttattttcaggAGTGGGATGAGTCGTATCATCACTTTTGTCCGTGTCTGAAACAAAATTACAgattaaagtaaaaattgacattacttttcaaattttttgaatgttttcgcGAAAAATATATATGCGGGGACGTTAAG
The sequence above is a segment of the Planococcus citri chromosome 3, ihPlaCitr1.1, whole genome shotgun sequence genome. Coding sequences within it:
- the LOC135838756 gene encoding uncharacterized protein LOC135838756, whose protein sequence is MAASFKIVSTKNVDSGIVEICTVPTCWFIEGEKKFYYPPPKHATVKRISSGKEPNTKWPVYSVENIHHVLDDYDKCKPLEEQLLQSSSASLIAPRRDEVHEKSDKDKEKSDKDKEKSHKDDEKSDKYDDESSDITSDTDKSDDTTHPTPENKRKRVKRFVVKPKRMKYLEEDIIDIKNRLFLIEKSNRSQQDDIKEIKNLVIDLARSSKRHMDFDSFPLECMDDFMQMEEKLKDVDYFESMKTYLTDFGGKSLKETVPVIMKAVLTPGIVRNKINFTGQNNKLTFCKSSIYKVIEKVLSEKHGKNEAADIPARISKWLRYTHDNCKEKNNEDA